A single Cyclopterus lumpus isolate fCycLum1 chromosome 3, fCycLum1.pri, whole genome shotgun sequence DNA region contains:
- the zdhhc13 gene encoding palmitoyltransferase ZDHHC13 isoform X1: MDWNEDDDGHGHKHDGCQHGHPGHSHSHGPRAAPSFATDQAMDISQQPKRRSHADESGSWDIVKATQFGILERCKELVEAGYDVRQPDKENVTLLHWAAINNRSELVKYYISKGSTVDQLGGDLNSTPLHWAIRQGHLSTVIQLMRCGADPAVADGEGYRALHLAILFQHMAIAAYLMAKEQEVDGPDCNGQTPLMLAAQKIIGPEPTNFLIKNNASVNAVDKVNRNTPLHFAVLAGNVDAAHILLEAGASVDAENINGHTAIDLAHQVHSPLLVHMLNHIKQERIRSNSRCLRIFNRYRVFLQFLLCTATFGSVGAIVELKSESWLLKGILLACVIGVVNLASRNFPSAAFQTLLPASALMASVFWMLVTWFLWFLPDEPSATAQVLFTLNATALLYYYLRTCRTDPGFVKATEEEKKMNVLVLAEAGCLDPRIFCTSCMIKKPMRTNHCFQCDACVAKQDHHSVWTNGCIGARNHHFFILFLLSLVLMGAWMFYGCLTYWSTHCALHYEEQGVWGVVSALVGCSPWLLSVFLLAFYHTCWSGLVLLLQLYQIAFLGLTTVERMNLTLHQRKLRQSVSLRQNPYNLGVVRNLASFFHLRCCGLFKPAVIDWTQQFPPGRDQHVFGNTDMV, encoded by the exons ATGGACTGGAACGAAGACGACGAT GGTCACGGCCACAAGCACGACGGCTGTCAACACGGACACCCTGGTCACTCCCACAGTCACGGGCCGAGAGCGGCGCCGTCCTTCGCGACGGATCAGGCGATGGACATCAGTCAGCAGCCGAAGAGGCGGTCGCACGCGGATGAAAGCGGCAGTTGGGACATCGTCAAGGCAACGCA GTTTGGTATCCTTGAGCGCTGTAAGGAGCTGGTGGAAGCCGGATACGACGTCAGGCAGCCGGACAAAGAGAACGTCACTCTGCTGCACTGGGCGGCCATCAACAACCGCTCGGAGCTGGTCAA GTATTATATTTCCAAAGGGTCGACAGTGGACCAGCTTGGAGGAGACCTGAACTCGACTCCTCTTCACTGGGCCATAAG GCAGGGCCACCTCTCCACGGTGATCCAGCTGATGAGATGCGGAGCAGATCCCGCCGTCGCGGACGGAGAAGGTTACCGCGCTCTGCATCTCGCCATCCTCTTCCAGCACATGGCCATAGCGGCTTATCTCATGGCTAAGGAACAG GAAGTCGATGGACCCGACTGCAACGGTCAGACGCCGCTGATGTTAGCGGCCCAGAAGATTATTGG gCCCGAACCCACAAATTTCTTAATAAAGAATAACGCTTCTGTGAATGCGGTGGACAAAGTGAACAGGAACACCCCGCTGCACTTCGCCGTTCTGGCAGGAAACGTAGACGCCGCCCACATCCTGCTGGAGGCCGGCGCCAGCGTGGACGCAGAAAACATCAAC GGTCACACGGCCATCGACTTGGCCCACCAGGTGCACAGCCCGCTGCTCGTCCACATGCTCAACCACATCAAACAGGAGAGGATTCGCTCCAACTCGCGCTGCCTGCGGATCTTCAACAGATACAGG GTCTTTCTGCAGTTTCTGCTCTGCACTGCCACGTTTGGAAGTGTGGGCGCCATAGTTGAGCTGAAGTCGGAGTCGTGGTTGCTCAAAGGGATCCTGCTGGCCTGTGTGATCGGTGTGGTCAATCTGGCCTCCAG AAACTTCCCGAGCGCGGCCTTCCAGACTCTCCTCCCAGCTTCAGCTCTCATGGCTTCAGTGTTCTGGATGCTCGTCAcctggttcctctggttcttGCCAG ATGAGCCCAGCGCCACAGCTCAGGTCCTGTTCACCCTGAATGCCACTGCTCTGCTCTACTATTACCTCCGCACCTGCAGGACCGACCCCGGCTTCGTCAAGGCAAccgaagaagaaaagaaaatg AATGTGTTGGTGTTGGCTGAAGCCGGCTGTCTGGACCCCAGGATATTCTGCACTTCCTGCATG ATAAAGAAACCGATGAGAACGAACCACTGCTTCCAGTGCGACGCCTGCGTGGCGAAGCAGGACCACCACTCTGTCTGGACCAACGGCTGCATCG GTGCGAGGAACCATcacttcttcatcctctttctGCTCTCCCTCGTGCTGATGGGAGCCTGGATGTTCTACGGCTGCCTCACAT ACTGGTCGACTCACTGCGCGCTGCATTACGAGGAGCAGGGCGTGTGGGGCGTGGTCTCCGCCCTGGTCGGCTGCTCTCCCTGGCTGCTCAGCGTCTTCCTGCTGGCTTTCTATCACACCTGCTGGTCCGGCTtggtcctgctgctgcagctctacCAG ATTGCCTTCCTGGGACTGACCACAGTAGAGCGGATGAACCTGACGCTTCACCAGAGGAAACTCCGACAATCCGTCTCCCTCAGGCAGAATCCATACAA TTTGGGCGTCGTGAGGAACCTGGCGTCCTTTTTCCACCTGCGTTGCTGCGGCCTCTTCAAACCGGCCGTCATCGACTGGACGCAGCAGTTCCCGCCCGGCCGCGACCAGCACGTGTTCGGAAACACTGACATGGTCTGA
- the zdhhc13 gene encoding palmitoyltransferase ZDHHC13 isoform X2: protein MDISQQPKRRSHADESGSWDIVKATQFGILERCKELVEAGYDVRQPDKENVTLLHWAAINNRSELVKYYISKGSTVDQLGGDLNSTPLHWAIRQGHLSTVIQLMRCGADPAVADGEGYRALHLAILFQHMAIAAYLMAKEQEVDGPDCNGQTPLMLAAQKIIGPEPTNFLIKNNASVNAVDKVNRNTPLHFAVLAGNVDAAHILLEAGASVDAENINGHTAIDLAHQVHSPLLVHMLNHIKQERIRSNSRCLRIFNRYRVFLQFLLCTATFGSVGAIVELKSESWLLKGILLACVIGVVNLASRNFPSAAFQTLLPASALMASVFWMLVTWFLWFLPDEPSATAQVLFTLNATALLYYYLRTCRTDPGFVKATEEEKKMNVLVLAEAGCLDPRIFCTSCMIKKPMRTNHCFQCDACVAKQDHHSVWTNGCIGARNHHFFILFLLSLVLMGAWMFYGCLTYWSTHCALHYEEQGVWGVVSALVGCSPWLLSVFLLAFYHTCWSGLVLLLQLYQIAFLGLTTVERMNLTLHQRKLRQSVSLRQNPYNLGVVRNLASFFHLRCCGLFKPAVIDWTQQFPPGRDQHVFGNTDMV from the exons ATGGACATCAGTCAGCAGCCGAAGAGGCGGTCGCACGCGGATGAAAGCGGCAGTTGGGACATCGTCAAGGCAACGCA GTTTGGTATCCTTGAGCGCTGTAAGGAGCTGGTGGAAGCCGGATACGACGTCAGGCAGCCGGACAAAGAGAACGTCACTCTGCTGCACTGGGCGGCCATCAACAACCGCTCGGAGCTGGTCAA GTATTATATTTCCAAAGGGTCGACAGTGGACCAGCTTGGAGGAGACCTGAACTCGACTCCTCTTCACTGGGCCATAAG GCAGGGCCACCTCTCCACGGTGATCCAGCTGATGAGATGCGGAGCAGATCCCGCCGTCGCGGACGGAGAAGGTTACCGCGCTCTGCATCTCGCCATCCTCTTCCAGCACATGGCCATAGCGGCTTATCTCATGGCTAAGGAACAG GAAGTCGATGGACCCGACTGCAACGGTCAGACGCCGCTGATGTTAGCGGCCCAGAAGATTATTGG gCCCGAACCCACAAATTTCTTAATAAAGAATAACGCTTCTGTGAATGCGGTGGACAAAGTGAACAGGAACACCCCGCTGCACTTCGCCGTTCTGGCAGGAAACGTAGACGCCGCCCACATCCTGCTGGAGGCCGGCGCCAGCGTGGACGCAGAAAACATCAAC GGTCACACGGCCATCGACTTGGCCCACCAGGTGCACAGCCCGCTGCTCGTCCACATGCTCAACCACATCAAACAGGAGAGGATTCGCTCCAACTCGCGCTGCCTGCGGATCTTCAACAGATACAGG GTCTTTCTGCAGTTTCTGCTCTGCACTGCCACGTTTGGAAGTGTGGGCGCCATAGTTGAGCTGAAGTCGGAGTCGTGGTTGCTCAAAGGGATCCTGCTGGCCTGTGTGATCGGTGTGGTCAATCTGGCCTCCAG AAACTTCCCGAGCGCGGCCTTCCAGACTCTCCTCCCAGCTTCAGCTCTCATGGCTTCAGTGTTCTGGATGCTCGTCAcctggttcctctggttcttGCCAG ATGAGCCCAGCGCCACAGCTCAGGTCCTGTTCACCCTGAATGCCACTGCTCTGCTCTACTATTACCTCCGCACCTGCAGGACCGACCCCGGCTTCGTCAAGGCAAccgaagaagaaaagaaaatg AATGTGTTGGTGTTGGCTGAAGCCGGCTGTCTGGACCCCAGGATATTCTGCACTTCCTGCATG ATAAAGAAACCGATGAGAACGAACCACTGCTTCCAGTGCGACGCCTGCGTGGCGAAGCAGGACCACCACTCTGTCTGGACCAACGGCTGCATCG GTGCGAGGAACCATcacttcttcatcctctttctGCTCTCCCTCGTGCTGATGGGAGCCTGGATGTTCTACGGCTGCCTCACAT ACTGGTCGACTCACTGCGCGCTGCATTACGAGGAGCAGGGCGTGTGGGGCGTGGTCTCCGCCCTGGTCGGCTGCTCTCCCTGGCTGCTCAGCGTCTTCCTGCTGGCTTTCTATCACACCTGCTGGTCCGGCTtggtcctgctgctgcagctctacCAG ATTGCCTTCCTGGGACTGACCACAGTAGAGCGGATGAACCTGACGCTTCACCAGAGGAAACTCCGACAATCCGTCTCCCTCAGGCAGAATCCATACAA TTTGGGCGTCGTGAGGAACCTGGCGTCCTTTTTCCACCTGCGTTGCTGCGGCCTCTTCAAACCGGCCGTCATCGACTGGACGCAGCAGTTCCCGCCCGGCCGCGACCAGCACGTGTTCGGAAACACTGACATGGTCTGA
- the csrp3 gene encoding cysteine and glycine-rich protein 3 — protein sequence MPNWGGGTKCAACEKTVYHAEEIQCNGRSFHKTCFLCMGCRKGLDSTTVAAHESEIYCKSCYGKNYGPKGYGYGQGAGALNSDPPRRGVLKAQEPKPRPGSSNSNENTSSPKFGCSDRCPRCSKAVFAAEKVMGAGKPWHRTCFRCALCGKSLESTTVTDKEGELYCKVCYAKHFGPKGFGLGNAAMLD from the exons ATGCCAAACTGGGGAGGAGGCACCAAGTGTGCGGCCTGTGAGAAGACGGTGTACCACGCAGAGGAGATCCAGTGCAACGGGAGGAGCTTCCACAAGACCTGCTTCCTCTGCA TGGGCTGCAGAAAAGGGCTGGACAGCACCACGGTCGCGGCGCACGAGTCTGAGATTTACTGCAAGTCCTGCTACGGCAAGAACTACGGGCCGAAAGGCTACGGATACGGGCAAGGAGCCGGGGCTCTGAACTCGGACCCCCCTCGACGCGGGGTCCTGAAGGCTCAAGA gCCTAAACCACGACCAGGTTCCTCAAACTCTAATGAAAACACATCTTCCCCGAAGTTCGGATGTTCAGACCGCTGCCCTCGCTGCTCCAAGGCCGTCTTCGCAGCGGAGAAGGTGATGGGAGCCGGGAAg ccctGGCATAGAACCTGTTTCCGCTGCGCCCTGTGTGGGAAAAGCCTGGAGTCGACAACAGTGACGGACAAGGAGGGAGAGCTGTACTgtaaag TTTGCTACGCCAAACACTTCGGGCCAAAGGGATTTGGGCTGGGGAACGCCGCCATGTTGGATTAA
- the e2f8 gene encoding transcription factor E2F8, with protein MGPLTTPKKGREAGSVDPWTPTSNLKMLISAASPDIRNREKELCMDNDDRDGLDASQDTENGEELEKMISRKEKSLGLLCHKFLARYPDYPNPALNNDICLDDVATELSVERRRIYDIMNVLESLHMVSRSAKNRYTWHGRTKLAQTLAILKQVGEDQRYGQQMLHIRQRLLDKEFDLDGEEKENEEAAKLESGEQGQKELFFVELPGVEFKAASVNSRKDKSLRVMSQKFVMLFLVSDPRVVSLDVAAKILIGEDQGADQDKNKFKTKVRRLYDIANVLRSLKLIEKVHVTEMRGRKPAFEWVGPDEFPQVKDLESSTSECATAKKSVLESRASVDNCAKKLFSSPGAKRGFTRHPSLIKLAKSIQDDRRKINSAPSSPARSDSSTASSRNKMAQLAAICKLELDQKSRIRVEASKPAAAAEADTAATRRETPSVSMEPPQALLLTPTPETIVHLTPNTPLAALPPGSVAYIPTQCSPLIPVLLQQQQHRGGMPYAVYLQSSSPRPTSLVRPQPTSLAVRSMTFEDKAGQSPTGQCAAMSLPAFRASDVSPLVLKRLLLDSALESSPSKAKRADPSCKETSPKLCEILQARLKARQLSSRPSPRALHLDPEFVNTPAGAVAHQTLAQTLETFLDREDSENGLTAVRVVPLTPGHLHAETLVPAGYLIPISQQSLISYNSAIQDSGRESNKASTPTYNIYQTPTAGSRPALAQEITPISLRFHKPAAATSPHAIQQGHRLHSPSPAILNFTLQNLGLISSPGNAFAALPTPECVNTLPSPLALQQRGMVFIKPVSPVPVQQPVSGQPMALFSVQQPLMTTPKGTGLPQQSFFHTPVPGSPLAAMVTTTGGHLAPKTVYIPQRKLDVATEDS; from the exons ATGGGTCCCCTCACCACACCTAAAAAAGGAAGGGAAGCGGGTTCCGTCGACCCCTGGACGCCGACCTCCAACCTTAAAATGCTCATCAGTGCCGCTAGTCCTGACATCAGGAACCGAGAGAAGGAGCTGTGCATGGACAACGACGACCGGGACGGTCTCGACGCTTCACAG GACACTGAAAATGGAGAAGAGTTGGAGAAAATGATCAGCAGGAAGGAGAAGAGTCTGGGTTTGCTCTGTCATAAGTTCCTCGCCCGCTACCCTGATTACCCAAACCCTGCCCTGAACAACGACATCTGCCTGGACGATGTGGCCACTGAGCTCA GCGTAGAGCGCCGGCGCATCTACGACATCATGAACGTGCTGGAGAGTCTGCATATGGTGAGCCGCTCGGCCAAGAACCGCTACACGTGGCACGGCCGGACCAAACTGGCCCAGACACTGGCCATTTTGAAGCAGGTGGGCGAGGATCAGCGGTACGGCCAGCAGATGCTGCACATCCGGCAGCGTCTCCTGGACAAGGAGTTTGACCTCGacggggaggagaaggagaacgaggaggCGGCGAAGCTGGAGAGCGGGGAGCAGGGACAGAAGGAGCTCTTCTTCGTGGAGCTGCCGGGAGTCGAGTTCAAAGCGG CCTCCGTTAACAGTCGGAAGGACAAATCGCTGAGGGTGATGAGCCAGAAGTTTGTCATGCTCTTCCTGGTGTCGGATCCTCGCGTGGTCAGTCTGGACGTGGCCGCCAAGATCCTGATCGGAGAGGACCAGGGCGCAGATCAAGACAAGAACAAGTTCAAGA CCAAAGTGCGGCGGCTGTACGATATTGCGAATGTGCTGCGCAGCCTGAAACTCATCGAGAAAGTCCACGTGACAGAAATGAGGGGCAGGAAACCGGCCTTTGAATGGGTCGGCCCCGACGAATTCCCACAAGTCAAAG ACCTGGAGAGCTCCACTTCCGAGTGCGCAACCGCGAAGAAAAGTGTTCTGGAGTCCCGAGCGTCTGTCGACAACTGCGCCAAGAAGCTATTTTCCTCGCCCGGGGCCAAACGCGGCTTCACCCGGCACCCCTCGCTCATAAAGCTGGCCAAGAGCATTCAGGACGACCGGCGGAAGATCAATTCTGCCCCCAGCAGTCCTGCCAGGA GCGATTCATCAACCGCGTCCTCCCGAAACAAAATGGCCCAACTCGCTGCTATTTGTAAGCTCGAGCTCGACCAGAAGTCACG GATCAGAGTTGAGGCTTCAAAGCCCGCTGCTGCCGCTGAGGCCGACACTGCTGCTACGAGACGAGAGACGCCCTCCGTTTCGATGGAGCCGCCTCAGGCACTGTTACTAACTCCAACCCCGGAGACGATCGTCCACCTCACGCCCAACACGCCGCTGGCGGCCCTGCCCCCGGGCTCCGTCGCCTACATCCCCACCCAGTGTTCGCCCCTGATCCCCGTCCTgctgcaacagcagcagcaccgggGTGGCATGCCCTACGCCGTGTACTTGCAGTCTTCTTCCCCGCGGCCGACCTCTCTGGTCAGGCCGCAGCCGACCAGCCTCGCCGTGCGCTCTATGACCTTTGAGGACAAGGCCGGGCAGAGCCCCACGGGCCAGTGTGCAGCCATGAGCCTGCCGGCCTTCAGGGCGTCGGACGTCAGCCCGCTGGTGCTCAAACGGTTGCTTTTAGATTCGGCTTTAGAGAGCAGCCCCTCGAAGGCCAAGAGGGCCGACCCCAGCTGTAAG GAAACGTCTCCAAAGCTGTGTGAGATCCTGCAGGCCCGCCTGAAGGCTCGCCAGCTCTCGAGCCGGCCCTCGCCCCGGGCCCTCCACCTGGACCCGGAGTTTGTCAACACCCCCGCCGGCGCCGTAGCCCATCAGACACTAGCGCAGACCCTGGAGACCTTcctggacagagaggacagcgAGAACGGATTAACGGCCGTCAGAGTCGTTCCGCTCACGCCGGGACACCTCCACGCCGAG ACTTTAGTACCGGCCGGGTACCTGATCCCAATCTCTCAGCAGTCGCTCATCAGCTACAATTCAGCAATTCAAGATTCAGGGAGAGAAAGCAACAAGGCCTCAACTCCCACTTACAACATCTACCAAACGCCAACTGCAG GCTCCAGACCCGCCCTCGCCCAGGAGATCACGCCCATCAGCCTTCGTTTTCACAAACCCGCCGCGGCCACCTCGCCGCACGCCATCCAGCAGGGCCACCGCCTCCACAGCCCCAGTCCCGCCATCCTAAACTTCACCCTGCAGAACCTGGGCCTGATCTCCAGCCCGGGAAACGCTTTCGCCGCCCTCCCGACTCCAGAGTGCGTCAACACCCTGCCCAGCCCGCTGGCTCTGCAGCAGAGAGGCATGGTGTTCATCAAACCGGTGTCCCCCGTGCCGGTCCAGCAGCCGGTTTCAGGGCAACCGATGGCCCTGTTCAGTGTAcagcag CCTCTGATGACCACCCCCAAAGGCACGGGGCTCCCCCAGCAAAGCTTCTTCCACACGCCGGTCCCCGGCTCCCCGCTGGCTGCCATGGTAACCACCACCGGCGGACACCTGGCCCCCAAAACTGTTTACATCCCTCAGAGGAAGCTGGACGTCGCCACTGAGGACTCCTGA